In the genome of Candidatus Reidiella endopervernicosa, one region contains:
- a CDS encoding WGR domain-containing protein — translation MRIYMQTPAAESTPPRFYHLILQQDLIEGWNVIREWGNQGSSGRVKREHYDTIEQAEEALLKSRDAQIKRGFSVVFLQGQVAPK, via the coding sequence ATGCGTATCTACATGCAGACCCCGGCAGCCGAGAGCACGCCACCACGCTTCTATCACCTAATCTTGCAGCAGGATCTTATCGAGGGATGGAACGTGATCCGCGAATGGGGTAACCAGGGCTCATCTGGGCGCGTTAAGCGAGAACACTACGACACCATTGAACAGGCTGAGGAGGCGCTATTAAAATCACGTGATGCACAGATCAAACGTGGTTTCAGCGTCGTCTTTCTCCAGGGACAGGTAGCACCGAAATGA
- a CDS encoding type IV pilus secretin PilQ, translated as MSDEIESVDFRRGDNGEGKIVIKLSNPSTPIDMHLEGGKVVVDFIENNVPEQLQQRLDVVDFATPVKFIETINLRDNARLSVTTVGDYEHSGYQTDNTYTVEFRPLSEEEIATKREKEFKGERLSLNFQNIEVRAILQLIADFTGLNIVVSDSVRGNLTLRLQNVPWDQALDIILKSKGLDMRQTNNVVMVAPAAEIAAREKLELEAAQQITELAPLRTEFIQINYAKASDISTLLKSDSKNLLSGRGSVSVDARTNILLVQETSDKLAEIRGVIAKLDIPVRQVMIESRIVVASNDFSKALGTKLGYSGVVSDDIGGNNTLAVTGSGAGADSMVGSGESIPGNGVSPLYLSQTSTIET; from the coding sequence GTGAGCGACGAAATAGAGAGCGTTGATTTTCGGAGGGGTGATAACGGCGAAGGGAAAATAGTAATTAAACTTTCGAATCCATCCACGCCCATCGACATGCATCTTGAAGGTGGAAAGGTGGTCGTTGACTTCATTGAAAACAACGTACCCGAACAATTACAACAACGTCTTGATGTGGTGGACTTTGCCACCCCCGTGAAGTTCATAGAAACAATCAATCTTCGCGACAACGCCCGCCTTTCCGTCACCACCGTAGGTGACTATGAACATTCCGGCTACCAAACTGATAACACATATACGGTTGAATTCCGCCCTCTAAGTGAAGAGGAGATCGCAACAAAACGTGAAAAGGAGTTCAAGGGCGAACGGCTTTCACTAAACTTCCAAAACATTGAAGTACGTGCAATCTTGCAACTAATAGCCGACTTTACTGGGTTGAACATCGTCGTTAGCGATTCCGTACGTGGAAACCTGACGCTACGCCTTCAGAATGTCCCATGGGACCAAGCATTAGACATTATACTTAAGAGCAAAGGCCTAGACATGCGCCAGACAAACAATGTCGTTATGGTCGCGCCAGCTGCTGAAATTGCCGCACGTGAAAAACTAGAGCTCGAAGCTGCACAACAGATAACTGAGCTTGCCCCGCTGCGCACAGAGTTTATTCAAATCAACTATGCAAAAGCATCCGACATTTCAACCCTACTTAAATCAGACTCTAAGAATCTTTTATCTGGAAGAGGTAGCGTCAGCGTTGATGCAAGGACAAACATCCTTCTTGTGCAAGAAACGTCAGATAAGCTAGCCGAAATACGCGGCGTTATTGCCAAGCTCGACATTCCTGTAAGACAGGTAATGATCGAATCAAGAATTGTTGTGGCAAGCAATGACTTCTCAAAAGCCCTCGGCACCAAACTTGGTTACTCAGGCGTCGTAAGCGATGACATCGGCGGCAATAACACACTAGCTGTTACCGGCTCAGGAGCGGGCGCTGACTCCATGGTCGGTTCAGGAGAGTCAATCCCAGGTAACGGTGTTTCACCCCTGTATCTGTCCCAAACCTCAACAATAGAAACATAA
- a CDS encoding pilus assembly protein PilM has product MSLALPFSKKKTPLLGLDISSTAVKLLELSKSGKRYRVESYAVEPLPANSVVEKNITDVSAVGDAIKKAVKRSGTRQKNIAAAVSGSAVITKVITMPGNLSDDELVGQIEMEADQYIPFPLEEVNLDFEVLGRTEKDEEMVDVLLAASRSENIDVRVEAIETGSLNAKIIDVEAYAMENAFGLIADQLPDEGQGTVAVIDVGATMTTLSVLHNRRTIYTREQVFGGKQLTEEIMRRYGLSYEEAGMAKRQGGLPDNYAMEALEPFKEAMTQQVSRSLQFFFSSSQYNSVDNIVLAGGSASIPGIDELIAERIGTPTSIANPFANMSLASKVKPQVLGNDAPALMIACGLAMRSFD; this is encoded by the coding sequence GTGAGTCTCGCGCTGCCCTTTAGCAAAAAGAAGACCCCACTGCTCGGCCTGGACATTAGTTCCACGGCTGTAAAGCTCCTTGAGCTCAGCAAAAGCGGAAAACGCTATCGCGTTGAAAGCTATGCGGTCGAACCCCTTCCTGCCAACTCCGTTGTTGAGAAAAACATCACCGATGTGTCCGCTGTAGGTGATGCAATCAAGAAGGCCGTAAAACGCTCAGGCACGCGCCAGAAGAACATCGCCGCCGCTGTATCAGGTTCCGCAGTGATTACCAAAGTAATCACCATGCCAGGGAACCTCAGCGATGACGAACTGGTCGGTCAAATCGAAATGGAAGCCGATCAGTACATCCCATTCCCGCTCGAAGAGGTCAACCTCGACTTTGAGGTGCTGGGTCGTACCGAGAAAGATGAAGAGATGGTCGATGTGCTCCTAGCTGCATCACGCAGCGAGAATATCGATGTCCGAGTAGAAGCCATCGAAACCGGCAGCCTTAACGCCAAGATTATTGATGTTGAAGCCTATGCCATGGAAAACGCCTTCGGCCTGATCGCCGATCAACTCCCCGACGAAGGGCAGGGTACCGTCGCCGTTATCGACGTAGGCGCCACCATGACAACACTGAGTGTGCTGCACAATCGTAGGACTATTTATACCCGCGAGCAGGTCTTTGGTGGAAAGCAGCTAACCGAAGAGATTATGCGCCGCTACGGTCTCTCCTATGAAGAGGCGGGCATGGCCAAAAGACAGGGTGGCCTTCCTGACAACTACGCAATGGAGGCCCTAGAGCCGTTCAAGGAAGCGATGACCCAACAGGTCAGCCGCTCTTTACAGTTCTTCTTCTCCTCCAGCCAATACAACAGCGTAGATAATATCGTACTCGCTGGTGGTAGTGCCTCCATCCCTGGCATTGATGAGTTGATCGCTGAACGCATCGGCACTCCAACCAGTATCGCAAACCCGTTTGCAAATATGTCCCTGGCCTCCAAGGTCAAACCACAGGTTCTCGGTAACGACGCCCCCGCACTTATGATCGCCTGCGGCCTTGCTATGAGGAGCTTTGACTGA
- the aroB gene encoding 3-dehydroquinate synthase: MKTLTVDLGDRSYPIHIGSDLLSDPNHYIPHIRGKQVLIVSNVTVAPIYLDKVKSALTNFTVESVILPDGEEHKNLDILNTIFDRLLEKHFDRGVTLIALGGGVVGDMTGFAAACYQRGVAFIQIPTTLLAQVDSSVGGKTGVNHPLGKNMIGAFHQPACVLADINTLNTLDDRQLSAGIAEVIKYGLIRDTEFYVWLEENMPALLRRDPDALSYAIERSCQIKAEVVAADEREGGVRAILNLGHTFGHAIETGMGYGAWLHGEAVGIGMLMAAHLSSQLGWLTNADVERVEALLIAARLPVHSPHTLDGKRFIELMSVDKKVLDGAIRLVLLRSIGEAVITSDFGIDTIENTVANYQHRTDRDTP, encoded by the coding sequence ATGAAGACCTTAACTGTAGACCTTGGTGATCGTAGCTACCCGATACATATTGGTAGCGACCTACTCTCTGATCCCAACCATTACATTCCGCATATCCGTGGCAAGCAGGTACTGATTGTCAGCAACGTAACTGTTGCTCCAATCTATCTCGATAAAGTCAAAAGTGCTCTCACCAATTTCACCGTCGAATCAGTGATTCTCCCTGACGGTGAAGAACACAAGAATCTTGACATTCTAAACACCATTTTTGATCGTCTCCTTGAGAAACACTTTGATCGCGGCGTGACACTTATCGCGCTCGGCGGCGGTGTTGTTGGTGACATGACAGGTTTTGCTGCGGCTTGTTATCAACGCGGCGTGGCCTTTATACAGATACCGACTACGCTCCTTGCTCAGGTCGACTCATCGGTAGGAGGCAAAACAGGCGTCAACCACCCTCTCGGGAAAAACATGATTGGTGCATTTCACCAACCCGCCTGTGTACTCGCCGATATCAACACATTGAATACTCTCGACGACCGCCAGCTGAGCGCAGGCATTGCCGAGGTCATTAAGTACGGGCTCATCAGAGACACCGAATTCTACGTTTGGCTCGAAGAGAACATGCCCGCATTATTGCGGCGTGACCCAGACGCGCTCAGCTACGCAATAGAACGCTCCTGTCAGATCAAAGCCGAAGTCGTGGCCGCAGATGAGCGTGAGGGTGGGGTAAGGGCCATTCTCAACCTGGGACACACGTTTGGACACGCCATTGAAACCGGCATGGGTTACGGTGCCTGGTTACATGGCGAGGCAGTCGGTATCGGTATGCTCATGGCGGCACACCTCTCATCCCAACTCGGTTGGCTGACTAATGCCGATGTTGAACGCGTCGAGGCACTGCTTATAGCTGCACGATTACCTGTCCACTCTCCACACACATTGGATGGCAAACGTTTTATAGAATTGATGTCGGTCGACAAAAAGGTCTTAGATGGAGCCATCCGGCTAGTGCTACTTCGATCGATTGGAGAGGCGGTTATTACCTCTGATTTTGGCATTGACACCATTGAGAACACTGTTGCCAACTACCAGCATCGTACCGATAGAGATACACCCTAA
- a CDS encoding AAA family ATPase, which yields MNPDSGDQSTYLAYFGLNHAPFTDLNQPKFHSHAITTQRLDLLLHLTQFSQRQLFLKGLHGSGKSTLLKQFIKRAEDNWQTCRIEATLSTSADGIVSELNRCFGLKENNTFEQLNERLTDISRDGERPVIVVDEAHLLPVDSVIALLQITDSHHESDDKTATLILCGEPSLETTLATPVVAALLPEGPQVVELPAMDSAQLRDYLQAHLRAAGRSGDLPFSAAQIEQLHQQSEGLPGKLNTLAQQMIEMMAPTSTPATETIDTPRHKKSGPIGRYLLIGALVIAVGTILIFQKQINQLFNVEQSSAQTNDPTTSQSQSISRPVESTSITPAPQPILRTAPEPEPVEPPAPTSIKSSTAKPLPSAPSITDTAPAPIAVTNKPPPATTPTTATLTYHTEEWLLAQRPTAYALQLLGVENEQSVIDYIQEHRIEQQAAYFATIKNGKPWFALLYGLYPSYEAAQAAKTRLPVSLNRYTPWPRSLASVHAEIRKHP from the coding sequence ATGAATCCAGACTCAGGTGACCAATCTACCTACCTCGCCTATTTCGGCCTTAACCATGCCCCTTTTACCGATCTCAACCAGCCGAAGTTTCACAGCCATGCCATAACCACACAACGACTCGACCTGCTATTGCACCTCACGCAATTCAGCCAGCGTCAGCTGTTCTTAAAAGGCTTACATGGCAGCGGCAAATCCACACTGCTCAAACAGTTTATCAAACGCGCTGAGGATAATTGGCAGACGTGTCGTATTGAAGCGACACTCTCGACGAGCGCCGATGGGATCGTCAGTGAACTGAATCGCTGTTTTGGACTGAAAGAGAACAACACATTCGAGCAGCTCAATGAGCGACTGACCGACATCTCTCGTGACGGTGAGCGCCCAGTCATCGTGGTTGATGAAGCACACCTATTGCCAGTCGATTCGGTCATTGCACTACTACAGATCACCGACAGCCATCATGAAAGCGATGACAAAACGGCAACTCTCATACTTTGCGGTGAACCATCGCTCGAAACGACACTCGCAACACCTGTAGTAGCAGCTCTATTACCTGAAGGCCCACAGGTTGTGGAACTTCCAGCAATGGACTCGGCACAGCTACGTGACTATCTGCAGGCCCACCTGCGCGCCGCTGGGCGCAGTGGCGACCTACCCTTCAGCGCCGCACAGATCGAACAGCTTCATCAGCAATCTGAGGGGTTGCCTGGCAAGCTAAACACTCTGGCGCAACAGATGATCGAGATGATGGCGCCCACCTCGACACCAGCAACGGAAACAATCGACACTCCACGCCACAAGAAGAGCGGTCCAATAGGCCGTTATCTTCTTATCGGTGCGCTTGTTATTGCCGTCGGTACCATTCTGATCTTTCAAAAACAGATCAATCAGCTCTTCAATGTCGAGCAGAGTAGTGCACAAACTAATGACCCGACCACATCCCAAAGCCAGTCAATCTCCCGTCCAGTCGAAAGCACGAGCATCACACCAGCACCTCAACCGATTCTACGCACTGCGCCTGAACCTGAGCCTGTAGAGCCACCAGCGCCTACTAGCATCAAGTCCAGCACGGCCAAGCCCCTCCCCTCAGCACCGTCCATCACCGACACGGCGCCTGCGCCCATTGCAGTAACGAACAAACCACCGCCAGCTACCACACCAACCACTGCCACACTCACTTACCACACTGAGGAGTGGCTCTTGGCACAGCGTCCAACAGCCTACGCCCTACAGCTACTCGGGGTTGAAAATGAGCAGTCGGTGATCGACTACATTCAAGAACATCGTATTGAGCAGCAGGCCGCCTACTTCGCCACCATCAAGAATGGCAAACCGTGGTTTGCTCTTTTGTATGGACTCTACCCCTCTTATGAAGCGGCACAGGCAGCCAAAACCCGCCTTCCCGTTTCACTCAACCGCTATACACCCTGGCCACGCAGTCTCGCCTCAGTACATGCCGAGATCAGAAAACACCCCTAG
- a CDS encoding deoxyguanosinetriphosphate triphosphohydrolase, which translates to MQKLAAYATNDSNTLGRRHYEEAPQCRGEFQRDRDRIIHSTAFRRLEYKTQVFVNHEGDHYRTRLTHSIEVAQISRSIARVMQLNEDLAEAIALAHDLGHTPFGHAGQDALNECMQNFGGFEHNLQSLRVVDQLEDRYADFRGLNLCFETREGILKHCSLENARTLGDVAVRFINKQQPSLEAQLTNLADEIAYNSHDVDDGLRSGLITMESLCEIELFREQYDEVKQQHPGLSERRTIHEIVRRLINRQVLDLIQTGKDSLEQSNPASLDDVRSQKQATIRFSDEMVEKNRDLKRFLRQGLYRHFRVHRMSAKAHTIISSLFEAFFSDTRLLPDEQQQNAAELLQTEGDAGRARAVADYIAGMTDRYAIVEYERIFNPSHLT; encoded by the coding sequence ATGCAAAAACTCGCCGCCTACGCTACCAACGATAGCAACACACTCGGTAGACGCCACTATGAGGAGGCCCCACAGTGCCGGGGTGAGTTCCAGCGTGATCGCGACCGCATTATTCACTCCACCGCATTCCGTCGTCTCGAGTATAAGACTCAGGTTTTTGTTAACCACGAGGGCGATCACTATCGAACTCGGTTGACCCACTCAATCGAAGTAGCTCAGATCTCACGCTCGATCGCCCGCGTCATGCAGCTCAACGAGGATTTGGCCGAGGCTATTGCGCTGGCACACGATCTAGGCCACACGCCCTTTGGTCATGCAGGCCAGGATGCGCTCAACGAATGCATGCAGAACTTCGGGGGCTTTGAGCACAATCTGCAATCACTTCGTGTTGTTGACCAACTCGAGGATCGTTATGCCGATTTCCGCGGTCTCAACCTCTGTTTCGAAACAAGAGAGGGCATTCTCAAACACTGCTCACTTGAAAATGCACGCACACTTGGCGATGTTGCCGTCCGCTTTATCAATAAACAGCAACCAAGTCTCGAAGCTCAACTGACCAACCTTGCCGATGAGATCGCCTACAACAGTCATGATGTCGATGATGGACTCCGCTCCGGCCTGATCACGATGGAGTCACTATGCGAAATTGAGCTGTTTCGTGAGCAATACGATGAGGTCAAGCAGCAGCATCCGGGGCTCTCTGAACGGCGCACCATCCACGAGATTGTCAGGCGTTTAATTAATCGCCAGGTTCTCGACCTCATCCAAACCGGCAAAGATAGTCTCGAACAGAGCAACCCTGCCTCTCTCGATGATGTGCGCTCCCAAAAGCAGGCCACAATCAGATTCAGCGATGAGATGGTGGAAAAGAACCGTGATCTTAAGCGTTTTTTACGCCAGGGTCTCTACCGCCACTTCCGTGTACACCGTATGAGCGCTAAGGCACACACCATCATTAGCTCTCTCTTCGAAGCCTTCTTCAGTGATACACGCCTGCTGCCCGATGAACAGCAACAAAATGCTGCCGAGCTACTACAGACTGAGGGCGATGCCGGGCGCGCTCGTGCCGTGGCTGACTATATCGCCGGCATGACCGATCGTTACGCCATTGTTGAATATGAACGCATCTTCAATCCCTCGCATCTCACCTGA
- a CDS encoding AMIN domain-containing protein, whose protein sequence is MTANQATNNPSMTVNQMTKKNLRTSLGHITSAIVAFLLLISSSVTASAQNTLTGIDYSALSGDRIQLTLTLSEAATTPRSFTTNHPARIALDFSGVSNATNKNSLDVAIGTVQSIRIAEAQGRTRIVLNLTELTPYETNVIDNRVILTIASDTSSQATQTTQTTPAQIATLRPLKRERRNRER, encoded by the coding sequence ATGACAGCCAATCAAGCTACTAACAACCCATCCATGACTGTGAACCAAATGACAAAAAAGAATTTAAGAACCTCACTCGGGCATATAACCTCAGCCATTGTTGCCTTTTTGTTGCTTATCAGCTCTAGCGTTACTGCATCTGCGCAGAACACGCTTACTGGTATAGATTATTCTGCGCTGTCAGGTGACAGAATACAGCTAACCCTAACGCTCTCAGAAGCAGCAACTACACCTCGTAGCTTCACAACAAACCACCCCGCTAGAATTGCACTTGATTTTTCAGGCGTATCGAATGCAACCAACAAAAACAGCCTTGATGTGGCAATCGGCACAGTGCAGAGCATCAGAATCGCAGAGGCTCAAGGCCGTACGCGTATTGTACTAAACCTTACTGAACTAACTCCGTACGAGACAAACGTAATAGACAATAGAGTGATTTTAACTATTGCCAGCGACACATCAAGCCAAGCCACACAAACCACTCAAACTACGCCAGCTCAAATTGCCACTCTCCGGCCACTAAAACGTGAGCGACGAAATAGAGAGCGTTGA
- a CDS encoding pilus assembly protein PilP, protein MITRYPYNKPSLISALISIVLLSGCTNNNMPELRNYAENIKARPGGAIEPLPQPKPYETFSYNAFEMRSPFQPEVEKEPEISTNINNGISPDPNRPRETLEAFSLDTLRMVGTLQQQSQLWALIKASDGTIHRVHKGNYLGRNHGKIIGVNDDSIELTEIAPDGLGAWVERPASLALSE, encoded by the coding sequence ATGATCACCAGATACCCATACAATAAGCCGTCGTTAATATCAGCACTTATTTCTATCGTTTTGCTCTCAGGCTGTACCAACAACAACATGCCTGAGTTGCGCAACTACGCAGAAAATATTAAGGCAAGACCTGGCGGCGCAATCGAACCGCTCCCACAGCCAAAACCCTATGAAACATTTTCGTACAACGCGTTTGAGATGAGAAGTCCATTTCAACCAGAAGTGGAAAAGGAACCCGAAATCTCAACCAACATTAACAATGGAATTAGCCCCGATCCAAACAGACCAAGGGAGACCTTGGAAGCATTCTCACTCGACACACTCAGAATGGTTGGAACACTACAACAGCAAAGTCAGCTATGGGCATTAATCAAGGCCAGTGATGGCACAATACATCGCGTACACAAAGGCAACTACTTAGGGCGTAATCACGGCAAAATTATCGGTGTTAACGATGATTCTATCGAGCTAACAGAAATTGCGCCTGACGGACTCGGCGCATGGGTTGAACGCCCAGCATCACTGGCGCTAAGCGAATAG